The Roseateles sp. XES5 genome window below encodes:
- a CDS encoding metal/formaldehyde-sensitive transcriptional repressor: MSHTILHKDKLIARTRRLRGQLEGVERALEGEAGCAEILRQLASVRGALAGLTAEVMEDHLRHHVVGAETEAGRRQGGEELIEVIRTYLK; encoded by the coding sequence ATGAGCCATACGATTCTCCACAAAGACAAGCTGATTGCCCGCACACGGCGCCTCAGAGGGCAGCTGGAGGGCGTGGAGCGTGCGCTGGAGGGTGAGGCGGGGTGCGCGGAGATTTTGCGTCAGCTGGCCTCTGTGCGGGGCGCATTGGCCGGCCTCACGGCGGAAGTGATGGAAGATCACCTCCGCCACCACGTTGTCGGCGCTGAAACCGAGGCTGGCCGCCGGCAGGGCGGTGAGGAACTGATCGAGGTCATCAGGACCTATCTGAAA
- a CDS encoding FAD-dependent oxidoreductase, which produces MTLPSHAAIVVIGGGIIGCSTAYHLARDHKADVVLLEQGTLTSGSTWHAAGLVGQLRSSASITRVLKYSVDLYKGLEAETGLATGWKMTGCLRLATNQDRWTEFRRLATTAKSFGMDMHLLTPAEVKAMWPLMETGDLVGASWLPTDGQASPSDITQSLAKGARMHGARIVENVRVTGFEMDGGRITRVRTTLGDIACEKVVNCAGQWARQVGAMAGINVPLQPVKHQYIITEKVPGLSTDAPTIRDPDRRTYFKEEVGGLVMGGYEPNPQPWTTGDVPDEWAFRLFDDDFDHFEQHMVEAIARVPALEKVGVKQMINGPESFTPDGNFILGVAPECSNMFVGAGFNAFGIASGGGAGWVLAQWVVDGEAPLDLWVVDIRRFAGMHRDRQWVLDRTLEAYGKHYTVAFPHEEYESGRPRIVSPLYQRLKAHGAVFGSKLGWERPNWFAPAGMEPKDVYSMGRQNWFTAVGEEHRHVREVVGIFDQSSFAKYEMAGQDAQKALDWICANDVGKPAGRLTYTQLLNSRGGIEADLTVARLADDLFYIVTGTGFRTHDLGWIADHIPAGLDATLRDVTEAYGTLSLMGPKARDVLAAVTGADVSNTAFPFGHVREIPIAGHAVRALRVTYVGELGWELHVPIDAIGTVFDALMAAGEPFGIRPVGYRALESLRLEKGYRAWGSDITPNDTPFDAGLGWAVKLRKDTDFLGRKALEAVQGAPRQKAFAGFTVDNPDIVLVGRETILRNGEPVGYLTSGGYGYTLGKNIGYGYVRRVDGIDDAFLLEGRYELVVAMEPTPAKIHLEPLYDPTAARVKA; this is translated from the coding sequence ATGACCCTGCCATCCCACGCCGCAATCGTCGTCATCGGCGGCGGCATCATCGGCTGCTCCACGGCCTATCATCTGGCGCGCGACCACAAGGCGGATGTCGTGCTGCTGGAGCAGGGCACGCTGACATCGGGCTCGACCTGGCATGCGGCAGGCCTCGTCGGCCAGCTGCGGTCCTCGGCCTCGATCACCCGCGTGCTGAAATATTCCGTCGATCTCTACAAGGGCCTGGAGGCGGAAACTGGCCTTGCGACCGGCTGGAAGATGACGGGATGCCTGCGGCTTGCCACCAATCAGGACCGCTGGACGGAGTTCCGGCGCCTCGCCACCACGGCGAAGAGCTTCGGCATGGACATGCATCTGCTGACCCCTGCCGAGGTGAAGGCCATGTGGCCGCTGATGGAGACGGGCGATCTTGTCGGCGCGAGCTGGCTGCCGACGGACGGGCAGGCCAGCCCCTCGGATATCACCCAGTCGCTCGCCAAGGGCGCGCGCATGCATGGGGCGAGGATCGTCGAGAACGTGCGGGTGACAGGCTTCGAGATGGACGGCGGCCGCATCACCCGTGTGCGCACCACGCTCGGGGACATTGCCTGCGAGAAGGTGGTCAATTGCGCGGGCCAGTGGGCGCGGCAGGTGGGGGCGATGGCGGGCATCAACGTGCCGCTGCAGCCCGTGAAGCACCAGTATATCATCACGGAAAAGGTGCCAGGCCTCTCGACGGATGCGCCGACCATCCGCGATCCCGACCGGCGCACCTATTTCAAGGAAGAAGTCGGCGGGCTGGTGATGGGTGGTTACGAGCCGAACCCGCAGCCCTGGACGACCGGCGACGTGCCGGACGAATGGGCCTTCCGGCTCTTCGACGACGATTTCGACCATTTCGAGCAGCATATGGTGGAAGCCATCGCCCGCGTGCCGGCGCTGGAGAAGGTCGGCGTCAAGCAGATGATCAACGGCCCGGAGAGCTTCACGCCCGACGGCAACTTCATCCTGGGTGTCGCGCCGGAATGCTCCAACATGTTCGTCGGCGCCGGCTTCAACGCCTTCGGCATTGCCTCGGGGGGCGGGGCCGGCTGGGTGCTGGCGCAATGGGTGGTCGACGGCGAGGCGCCGCTCGATCTCTGGGTGGTCGATATCCGCCGCTTTGCCGGCATGCACCGCGACCGGCAATGGGTGCTCGACCGCACGCTCGAGGCTTATGGCAAACACTATACGGTCGCCTTTCCGCACGAGGAATATGAGAGCGGCCGTCCGCGCATCGTCTCGCCGCTCTATCAGCGCCTGAAGGCGCATGGCGCGGTCTTCGGCTCGAAGCTCGGCTGGGAACGGCCGAACTGGTTCGCGCCCGCGGGAATGGAGCCGAAGGACGTCTATTCCATGGGGCGGCAGAACTGGTTTACGGCCGTCGGCGAGGAGCACCGCCACGTGCGCGAGGTGGTCGGCATCTTCGACCAGTCATCCTTCGCCAAATACGAGATGGCGGGGCAGGATGCGCAAAAGGCGCTCGACTGGATCTGCGCCAACGATGTCGGGAAACCGGCGGGGCGGCTGACCTATACCCAGCTTCTCAACAGCCGCGGCGGCATCGAGGCCGACCTGACGGTCGCGCGCCTTGCGGATGACCTGTTCTACATCGTCACGGGCACGGGCTTCCGCACCCACGATCTCGGCTGGATCGCCGACCACATCCCCGCCGGCCTCGATGCAACGCTTCGCGACGTGACGGAGGCCTACGGCACGCTGTCGCTGATGGGGCCGAAGGCCCGCGACGTGCTCGCGGCCGTGACCGGCGCGGATGTTTCCAATACCGCCTTCCCCTTCGGCCATGTGCGCGAAATCCCGATTGCGGGCCATGCGGTGCGGGCGTTGCGCGTCACCTATGTCGGTGAGCTCGGCTGGGAGCTGCATGTGCCGATCGACGCCATCGGAACGGTCTTCGATGCGCTTATGGCCGCCGGCGAACCCTTCGGCATCCGCCCCGTCGGCTATCGCGCGCTGGAATCGCTGCGGCTGGAAAAGGGCTACCGCGCCTGGGGTTCCGATATCACGCCGAACGACACGCCCTTCGATGCGGGTCTCGGCTGGGCGGTGAAGCTGCGCAAGGATACCGACTTCCTCGGTCGCAAGGCATTGGAGGCCGTGCAGGGCGCGCCGCGCCAGAAAGCCTTTGCCGGCTTCACGGTCGACAATCCCGATATCGTTCTGGTCGGTCGCGAGACGATCCTTCGCAATGGCGAACCCGTCGGCTATCTCACCAGCGGCGGTTACGGCTACACGCTCGGCAAGAACATCGGTTACGGCTATGTGCGCCGCGTTGATGGCATCGATGACGCCTTCCTTCTTGAGGGGCGTTACGAACTCGTCGTCGCCATGGAGCCGACGCCGGCAAAGATCCACCTTGAACCGCTCTACGACCCGACGGCTGCGCGGGTGAAGGCCTAG
- a CDS encoding choline/ethanolamine kinase family protein, whose product MEGHGERSRTVEDRIRALPCWHGRIEISPLKGGISNESYRVDDGAGRHVVRFGKDYPFHHVFRERELMTARAAHAAGFGPEIRYAEPGVMVSAYLGAKTFGPQDVVAARRRVAELLRRFHTGMPREISGAAFLFWPFHVVRDYARTLRAGGSRMAAYLPDYLALADELEAAQVPLPIVFGHNDLLPANILDDGERLWLIDFEYAGFSTAMFDLAGATSNAGLSPEAAEDFLEAYFGGAPDPATHRAHAAMQCASLLREAMWSMVSELHLAAPGADYAAYTAENLERLDQALDHYRTHHGKDAQ is encoded by the coding sequence ATGGAGGGGCACGGCGAACGCAGCCGGACCGTGGAAGACCGCATTCGGGCCTTGCCCTGCTGGCACGGCCGCATCGAGATTTCGCCGCTGAAGGGCGGCATCAGCAACGAAAGTTATCGCGTCGACGACGGGGCAGGGCGCCATGTGGTGCGCTTCGGCAAGGATTATCCCTTTCACCATGTCTTCCGCGAGCGGGAATTGATGACGGCGCGGGCGGCGCATGCGGCGGGCTTCGGGCCGGAGATCCGTTATGCCGAACCCGGCGTCATGGTCAGCGCCTATCTCGGAGCCAAGACCTTCGGGCCGCAGGACGTGGTTGCTGCGCGGCGGCGCGTAGCGGAGCTGTTGCGGCGTTTCCACACCGGAATGCCCAGGGAAATCAGCGGTGCGGCCTTTCTCTTCTGGCCTTTTCATGTGGTCCGCGACTATGCCCGCACGCTGAGGGCGGGCGGCAGCCGCATGGCGGCGTATCTGCCGGACTATCTTGCGCTGGCCGACGAGCTGGAGGCGGCGCAGGTGCCGCTGCCCATCGTCTTCGGCCACAACGACCTGCTGCCGGCCAACATTCTCGACGATGGCGAGCGTCTCTGGCTGATCGATTTCGAATATGCGGGCTTTTCCACCGCGATGTTCGATCTCGCCGGAGCCACCTCCAATGCCGGGCTTTCGCCCGAGGCGGCGGAAGACTTCCTCGAGGCCTATTTCGGCGGCGCGCCGGACCCGGCGACACACCGCGCCCATGCCGCCATGCAGTGCGCTTCGCTGCTGCGCGAGGCGATGTGGAGCATGGTGTCGGAACTGCACCTTGCCGCGCCCGGCGCCGACTATGCCGCCTATACCGCAGAAAACCTGGAGCGCCTCGACCAGGCGCTCGACCACTACAGAACGCATCACGGGAAAGACGCACAATGA
- a CDS encoding DeoR/GlpR family DNA-binding transcription regulator translates to MNHSKRHSDILRLLEQEGTVTIADLAKKLDVSLETVRRDIKPLTTNGTVVKMHGAVALPSVVGEAPFEKRMRENSEAKKAIATAVAATIRDGDSIMLDTGTTTSYLARELLGHRRLTVVTNSSDIARTLSTVNGNRVYMAGGELRSDNGAAFGISAIEFISHFTVGHAVITTGAIDAAIGIMDYDLEEAEFARAVLSRGKRAIVVTDHSKFGRQGLVRVCPFDALTDLFTDKAPPRELAAALKTAGVTVTLPR, encoded by the coding sequence ATGAACCACTCCAAGCGCCACAGCGACATCCTCCGGCTTCTTGAGCAGGAAGGCACGGTGACGATCGCCGATCTCGCCAAAAAGCTCGACGTCTCCCTGGAGACCGTGCGGCGGGATATCAAGCCGCTGACGACGAACGGAACCGTCGTAAAAATGCACGGTGCGGTGGCCCTGCCTTCCGTCGTCGGCGAGGCGCCCTTTGAAAAGCGCATGCGCGAGAACAGCGAGGCGAAGAAAGCCATCGCCACCGCTGTAGCGGCGACGATTCGCGATGGCGATTCTATCATGCTGGATACGGGCACGACGACAAGTTATCTCGCTCGCGAGCTGCTCGGCCATCGCCGGTTGACCGTCGTCACCAATTCCTCCGACATCGCCCGCACGTTGTCCACCGTCAACGGCAACCGCGTCTACATGGCGGGCGGCGAGTTGCGCAGCGACAACGGCGCGGCCTTCGGCATTTCGGCCATCGAGTTCATCAGCCACTTCACCGTGGGCCATGCGGTCATAACGACGGGCGCGATCGATGCCGCCATCGGCATCATGGACTACGATCTCGAAGAAGCGGAGTTCGCGCGCGCCGTCCTTTCGCGCGGCAAACGCGCCATCGTCGTCACGGACCATAGCAAGTTCGGCCGCCAGGGCCTCGTGCGCGTCTGCCCCTTCGACGCGCTGACCGACCTCTTCACCGACAAGGCCCCGCCGCGAGAGCTGGCCGCGGCTCTCAAGACGGCCGGCGTCACCGTCACCCTGCCGCGGTAA
- a CDS encoding tripartite tricarboxylate transporter permease: MDLFHNLALGFATAASPANLAFCLIGVLLGTLIGVLPGIGATATIAMLLPITFQLEPVSSLIMLAGIYYGAQYGGSTTAILINMPGESSSAVTAIDGYQMARKGRAGAALSIAALGSFFAGTVSTFLVAIFAIPLTAVALEFGAAEYFSLMVVGLVSSIALAHGSIVKALAMVALGLLLGLVGTDIYTGTPRFTLGIREYADGLNFVAVAVGVFGIAEILRNLEGEKSRSVLMAKVAGLWPTKDDFKRMVGPVLRGTAIGSALGILPGGGAILAAFASYTVEKRISDHPEEFGKGAIQGVAGPESANNAGAQTSFIPMLTLGIPPNAVMALMVGAMTIKGIQPGPQVMTSNPELFWGLIASMWIGNLMLVVLNLPLIGIWIKLLTVPYRFLFPAIVVFCCIGTYTLNNNAFDVYMTAAFAVVGYLFYKLSCEPAPLLLGFILGPMMEENLRRALLLSRGDWTTFVTRPISAVLLAIALAVLIVVFLPSVKAKREQVFQEED; encoded by the coding sequence GTGGATCTCTTTCATAACCTCGCGCTTGGTTTTGCCACCGCCGCCTCGCCAGCAAACCTTGCCTTCTGCCTCATCGGCGTCCTGCTCGGCACGCTGATCGGCGTGTTGCCCGGCATCGGCGCCACGGCGACCATCGCCATGCTTCTGCCCATCACCTTCCAGCTGGAGCCCGTCTCCTCGCTGATCATGCTCGCCGGCATCTACTACGGTGCGCAATATGGCGGTTCGACCACGGCCATCCTGATCAACATGCCGGGCGAGTCGTCCTCAGCCGTGACCGCTATCGACGGCTATCAGATGGCGCGCAAGGGCAGGGCAGGGGCTGCATTGTCCATCGCCGCGCTTGGCTCCTTCTTCGCCGGCACGGTCTCGACCTTCCTCGTGGCGATCTTCGCCATCCCGTTGACCGCCGTCGCATTGGAATTCGGCGCAGCGGAATATTTCTCCCTGATGGTCGTCGGTCTTGTCTCCTCCATCGCGCTTGCTCATGGCTCCATCGTCAAGGCGCTGGCCATGGTTGCGCTCGGCCTGTTGCTCGGCCTCGTGGGCACGGACATCTATACCGGTACGCCGCGCTTTACCCTCGGCATCCGGGAATACGCGGACGGGCTCAATTTCGTCGCAGTTGCCGTCGGCGTTTTCGGTATCGCCGAAATCTTGCGCAACCTCGAAGGCGAGAAATCTCGCAGCGTGCTGATGGCGAAGGTCGCAGGCCTCTGGCCGACGAAGGACGATTTCAAGCGCATGGTCGGCCCGGTGCTGCGCGGCACGGCCATCGGGTCGGCGCTCGGCATCCTGCCGGGCGGCGGCGCGATCCTTGCGGCTTTCGCGTCCTATACGGTGGAAAAACGTATTTCCGATCATCCGGAGGAGTTCGGCAAGGGCGCCATCCAGGGCGTGGCCGGTCCCGAGTCGGCCAACAATGCCGGCGCGCAGACCAGCTTCATTCCCATGCTGACCCTGGGCATTCCGCCCAATGCGGTGATGGCGCTGATGGTGGGCGCAATGACCATCAAGGGCATTCAGCCCGGTCCGCAGGTCATGACCAGCAACCCCGAGCTGTTCTGGGGCCTGATCGCCTCCATGTGGATCGGCAATCTGATGCTGGTGGTGCTGAACCTGCCCCTGATCGGCATCTGGATCAAGCTGCTGACCGTGCCCTATCGCTTCCTGTTCCCGGCCATCGTGGTGTTTTGCTGCATCGGCACCTACACGCTGAACAACAACGCCTTCGATGTCTATATGACGGCGGCCTTCGCGGTGGTGGGCTACCTCTTCTACAAGCTGAGCTGCGAGCCGGCGCCCCTGCTGTTGGGCTTCATCCTCGGCCCCATGATGGAAGAGAACCTGCGCCGGGCCCTGCTGCTCTCGCGCGGTGACTGGACGACCTTCGTCACGCGGCCGATCAGCGCCGTCCTGCTCGCCATCGCGCTGGCGGTCCTCATCGTCGTGTTCCTGCCTTCGGTGAAGGCCAAGCGCGAGCAAGTGTTCCAGGAAGAAGACTGA
- a CDS encoding tripartite tricarboxylate transporter TctB family protein, with translation MKNVQFDSTNAICGLTFIALGGFFIYQCLNLELGTAFRMGPGYFPLVLAVILAILGVVVLVQATRVQGEPMGPLALRGMLFILPAPAFFGLTVRGLGFVPSLFFAALIAAFASTRMKPLMALALAAAITVFSVAVFSYALGLPFERFGPWTRL, from the coding sequence ATGAAAAACGTTCAATTCGACAGCACCAATGCGATCTGCGGCCTGACCTTCATCGCACTCGGTGGCTTCTTTATCTATCAATGCCTTAACCTGGAACTTGGCACAGCTTTCCGCATGGGGCCGGGCTATTTTCCGCTGGTCCTGGCGGTGATCCTGGCCATCCTCGGTGTCGTCGTGCTGGTGCAGGCGACGCGAGTGCAGGGGGAACCGATGGGACCGCTCGCGTTGCGCGGCATGCTGTTCATCCTCCCTGCCCCGGCCTTCTTCGGGCTCACGGTGCGCGGTCTCGGCTTCGTGCCGTCGCTTTTCTTTGCCGCGCTCATTGCCGCCTTCGCCTCGACGCGCATGAAGCCGCTGATGGCGCTCGCACTGGCGGCCGCCATCACGGTCTTCTCCGTGGCTGTATTCAGTTATGCCCTCGGCCTGCCGTTCGAACGGTTCGGTCCGTGGACCCGGCTCTAG
- a CDS encoding tripartite tricarboxylate transporter substrate-binding protein, whose protein sequence is MKTMKALTGISATFAALLLATSAFGQTYPERTITMVVPFSAGGPTDTVTRLVAEAMSKDLGQQIVVENVGGAGGTLGAGRVASADPDGYTLLLHHIGMATSATLYRKLAYDTLNAFEYVGLVTDVPMAIVARKDLEPADLKGLIDYMKANKDTVTVANAGIGAASHLCGMMLMSALQTQFTTVPYKGTGPAMTDLLGGQVDVMCDQTTNTTKQIQGGTIKAYAVTSPARLGNLPDIPTAEEAGLPGFQVGIWHGIYAPKGTPAEITERLSKSLQLALKDPNVVARFAELGTAPSGEADATPAALKAKLEGEIARWKPVIEAAGQYAD, encoded by the coding sequence ATGAAGACCATGAAAGCACTCACCGGCATTTCGGCGACTTTTGCCGCATTGCTGCTCGCCACGTCCGCCTTTGGCCAGACCTATCCGGAGCGCACCATCACCATGGTCGTCCCGTTCTCGGCGGGCGGTCCGACGGACACGGTCACGCGTCTCGTCGCCGAAGCCATGTCGAAGGATCTCGGCCAGCAGATCGTGGTTGAGAATGTCGGCGGCGCGGGCGGCACGCTCGGCGCGGGCCGCGTGGCCAGCGCGGACCCGGATGGCTATACGCTGCTGCTGCATCATATCGGCATGGCGACGAGCGCGACGCTCTACCGCAAGCTCGCCTACGACACGCTGAATGCCTTTGAATATGTGGGTCTCGTCACAGACGTGCCGATGGCCATCGTTGCCCGCAAGGATCTTGAGCCGGCGGACCTCAAGGGGCTGATCGACTACATGAAGGCGAACAAGGACACGGTGACGGTGGCCAATGCCGGTATCGGCGCGGCGTCCCATCTCTGCGGCATGATGCTGATGAGCGCGTTGCAGACGCAGTTCACCACCGTTCCCTATAAGGGCACAGGCCCGGCCATGACCGACCTGCTTGGTGGCCAGGTCGACGTGATGTGCGACCAGACGACCAACACGACGAAGCAGATCCAGGGCGGCACGATCAAGGCCTATGCCGTGACCTCCCCAGCCCGTCTCGGCAATCTCCCGGATATTCCGACGGCGGAAGAGGCTGGACTGCCCGGTTTTCAGGTGGGCATCTGGCACGGCATCTACGCGCCGAAGGGGACGCCGGCAGAGATAACGGAACGGCTTTCCAAGTCGCTTCAGCTCGCACTGAAGGATCCGAACGTCGTCGCCCGTTTTGCCGAACTCGGTACGGCGCCGTCCGGCGAGGCCGATGCGACGCCCGCAGCCCTCAAGGCAAAGCTGGAAGGCGAGATCGCCCGTTGGAAGCCGGTGATCGAGGCCGCCGGTCAATACGCCGACTGA
- a CDS encoding sigma-54 dependent transcriptional regulator, producing MTDARILLIDDEEEMRRSSAQALELFGLEVDTFSSAEPVLELVGYAFNGVVVSDIRMPGMDGMTLLQRIREVDPEVPVILVTGHADVQLAVSAMRAGVYDFLEKPFTVQHLAGIIRRAMDRRSLVLENRRLRAVAGKRDDIEARLPGRTQVMVDLRYKLRAIGAADADTLIIGETGAGKEVVARALHDISARANKPFIAINCAALPENLIESELFGHEAGAFPGALRPRIGKIEHANGGTLLLDEIETMPIALQIKLLRVLQERVITRLGSNEPVPLDVRFIATSKVDLAAEVAAGRFRADLLYRLNVATLHVPSLNQRQADVPLLFLQLVREAAARYMRSDVDVPPELITDIAERNWPGNVRELRNAADRFVLGLHGAAGDAPSPVEPQRLADKVAAYEKGLIASALAAHGGSLKPVYERLGVSRKTLYEKMQKYGLDKNLASEALQDDS from the coding sequence ATGACGGACGCACGCATCCTGCTGATCGACGACGAAGAGGAGATGCGTCGCTCGTCAGCGCAGGCATTGGAGCTTTTCGGTCTAGAGGTCGATACGTTCTCCAGCGCGGAACCGGTGCTGGAGCTGGTCGGCTATGCTTTCAATGGCGTGGTGGTCAGCGACATCCGCATGCCCGGTATGGATGGCATGACGCTGCTGCAACGGATTCGTGAAGTGGATCCGGAAGTGCCGGTCATTCTCGTCACCGGCCACGCGGATGTGCAGCTGGCCGTCAGCGCCATGCGGGCGGGCGTCTACGATTTCCTTGAGAAACCATTCACGGTCCAGCACCTTGCCGGCATCATCCGCCGTGCGATGGACCGCCGAAGCCTCGTCCTGGAAAATCGTCGTCTCCGGGCCGTCGCCGGAAAGCGGGACGATATCGAGGCGCGGCTTCCCGGACGCACGCAGGTGATGGTGGACCTGCGCTATAAGCTGCGGGCCATCGGCGCGGCGGATGCCGATACCCTGATCATCGGTGAAACGGGAGCGGGCAAGGAAGTCGTTGCGCGGGCCCTGCACGATATCAGTGCGCGCGCGAACAAGCCGTTTATCGCCATCAATTGCGCGGCCTTGCCCGAAAATCTGATCGAGAGCGAGTTGTTCGGCCACGAGGCCGGTGCCTTTCCGGGAGCGCTTCGACCCCGCATCGGCAAGATCGAGCATGCCAACGGCGGCACCCTGCTGCTGGACGAGATCGAGACCATGCCCATCGCGCTGCAGATCAAGCTGCTGCGCGTGCTGCAGGAGCGGGTCATCACCCGCCTGGGATCGAACGAACCCGTGCCGCTCGACGTGCGCTTCATCGCCACGAGCAAGGTGGACCTTGCGGCAGAAGTGGCGGCGGGACGGTTTCGCGCCGACCTGCTCTACCGGCTGAATGTGGCGACGCTTCATGTCCCGTCGCTCAACCAGCGCCAGGCGGACGTCCCGCTCCTCTTCCTTCAGCTCGTGCGCGAAGCCGCGGCGCGCTACATGCGCAGCGATGTCGATGTGCCGCCTGAGCTGATAACGGACATTGCCGAGCGGAACTGGCCGGGCAATGTCCGGGAATTGCGCAATGCCGCCGACCGTTTTGTCCTCGGTCTCCATGGAGCGGCCGGCGATGCGCCCTCGCCGGTCGAACCGCAGCGCCTTGCCGACAAGGTCGCGGCCTATGAAAAGGGTCTGATCGCGAGTGCCCTCGCCGCCCATGGCGGCAGTCTGAAGCCGGTTTACGAGCGACTCGGCGTCTCCCGCAAGACGCTATACGAGAAAATGCAGAAGTACGGGCTCGACAAGAACCTTGCTTCCGAGGCTTTGCAGGACGACTCCTGA
- a CDS encoding ATP-binding protein, producing the protein MKLRHALAFAIVPVVVVLAILQGSALLTRSYMDEASLQAGSALRLAVAALAGHLSRYEPLPALIADHADIEGLLQAPDSPSLRRVANKYLKEINDLLESSDIYVMTPDGNTVAASNYDQPGTFIGENFSYRPYFRDATAGHPARFYALGTTSLKRGYYFSSPVVVAKKVLGVIVFKVDIESIEASWRGGEYKIFVADPEGIVFMSGSPEWLYTGILPLDAPRLARTQASRRYAEAVLKPLRATESVYHGQHLMRIAGEGTTREYLRLSHYMPEADWTVNVLLDTASVRTQARTALIAVLLFICLAGLGVAVLWQRRARVVERLRLQEEARNELEHRVEERTADLARVNEQIELEIAERRLTEQELRKTQADLIQAGKLAGLGQMSAALSHEFNQPLAAAKTYADSAALLIDRGRAPEAQDNVRRISSLIDRMASISRHLRNFARKPNEKLGPVPLPDVIADTLEIVAPRLKAADARVTVTLERQDLVVKAGPVRLQQVLVNIVSNAADAVEGLDDREIVLSASPVEERIVIEVCDRGPGVPAAIAERIFDPFFTTKGVGKGLGLGLSISYNIIKDFGGNLSVADRADGGAVFRIELDSAAAAREAAE; encoded by the coding sequence GTGAAGCTGCGTCATGCCCTGGCCTTCGCGATCGTGCCGGTCGTCGTCGTGCTCGCCATTCTCCAGGGCAGCGCCCTGTTGACGCGCAGCTATATGGACGAAGCGTCTCTGCAGGCTGGCTCAGCCTTGCGCCTTGCCGTTGCCGCGCTCGCCGGCCATCTCAGTCGCTATGAACCCCTGCCCGCGCTGATTGCCGATCACGCCGACATCGAAGGACTTCTGCAGGCACCCGACAGCCCGTCACTACGCAGGGTAGCAAACAAATATCTCAAGGAAATCAACGATCTACTGGAGTCTTCGGACATCTATGTCATGACGCCCGACGGCAATACGGTCGCCGCCAGCAATTATGACCAACCCGGCACCTTCATTGGCGAGAATTTCAGCTACCGGCCCTATTTCCGGGACGCTACCGCCGGTCACCCGGCACGGTTCTATGCCCTTGGAACCACCTCGCTGAAGCGCGGTTACTATTTCTCCTCGCCGGTGGTGGTGGCGAAGAAAGTTCTCGGCGTCATCGTTTTCAAGGTCGATATCGAATCCATCGAGGCGTCCTGGCGCGGCGGCGAATACAAGATTTTCGTCGCAGACCCGGAAGGGATCGTCTTCATGAGCGGCAGCCCGGAATGGCTCTATACCGGCATCCTGCCGCTCGATGCCCCTCGCCTGGCACGTACGCAGGCGTCGCGCCGTTATGCCGAAGCCGTGTTGAAGCCCTTGCGCGCCACCGAATCAGTTTACCACGGTCAACACCTGATGCGGATCGCCGGGGAAGGAACGACGCGGGAATATCTACGGCTGTCGCACTACATGCCGGAGGCCGACTGGACGGTCAATGTTCTGCTCGACACCGCCTCGGTGCGCACGCAAGCCCGAACGGCACTGATCGCCGTCCTGCTGTTCATCTGCCTTGCCGGCCTCGGTGTCGCCGTGCTCTGGCAGCGCCGCGCTCGGGTCGTGGAGCGTTTGCGCCTGCAGGAAGAGGCACGCAACGAGCTCGAACATCGGGTCGAGGAACGCACCGCCGATCTCGCGCGGGTCAATGAGCAGATCGAACTGGAGATCGCCGAGCGCCGCCTGACTGAACAGGAGCTACGCAAGACGCAGGCCGATCTCATCCAGGCGGGCAAGCTGGCGGGTCTTGGACAGATGTCGGCGGCGCTTTCCCATGAATTCAATCAGCCACTGGCGGCTGCGAAGACCTATGCGGACAGCGCCGCTCTCCTTATCGACCGAGGGCGGGCGCCCGAAGCACAGGATAATGTGCGCCGTATTTCGAGCCTTATCGATCGCATGGCATCTATAAGCCGGCACTTACGTAATTTTGCTCGGAAGCCGAACGAGAAACTGGGACCGGTTCCCCTCCCCGACGTCATCGCGGACACGCTGGAAATCGTCGCGCCCCGTCTCAAGGCGGCGGATGCGCGGGTGACGGTGACACTTGAGCGTCAGGATCTCGTGGTGAAGGCTGGTCCAGTGCGTCTTCAGCAGGTCCTCGTGAACATCGTCAGCAATGCCGCGGATGCCGTGGAGGGGCTGGACGACCGGGAGATCGTGCTTTCGGCGTCCCCCGTGGAGGAGCGCATTGTCATCGAGGTTTGCGATCGCGGGCCGGGTGTGCCGGCGGCGATCGCCGAACGCATCTTCGATCCCTTCTTCACCACCAAGGGCGTCGGGAAGGGGCTCGGCCTTGGCCTCTCGATTTCATATAATATTATCAAGGACTTCGGTGGAAATCTCTCCGTCGCTGACCGAGCGGATGGCGGGGCCGTCTTCCGTATCGAACTCGACAGTGCAGCCGCCGCGCGGGAGGCAGCAGAATGA